In Trifolium pratense cultivar HEN17-A07 linkage group LG7, ARS_RC_1.1, whole genome shotgun sequence, a genomic segment contains:
- the LOC123894423 gene encoding telomere repeat-binding factor 1-like isoform X1 yields the protein MGAPKQKWSAEEEAALKAGVVKHGVGKWRTILKDPEFNCVLYIRSNVDLKDKWRNLSVMANGWTSREKAKVSIRRAHHQGSRHDDNPMAVTPVTPSDDEIVDVKPLQVSRDMQIPGPRGPIVRLDNLIMDAISCLNEHGGSNKTTIAAFIEDQYYAPEDFKKMLSAKLKYLTSRGKLIKVKRRYRIAPTPAYSDRGRRSPMSLLEGRQRGSFRFDMSRINMPTQSEIDIELEKIRSMSAEEAAAVAARAVAAAEAALAEAEEAVLEAEAAEAEADAAEAFAEAARKTEKETKSLKMVHPA from the exons ATGGGTGCTCCGAAGCAGAAATGGTCAGCAGAAGAGGAAGCGGCGCTTAAGGCTGGAGTTGTCAAGCATGGGGTGGGTAAATGGCGCACAATACTCAAGGATCCTGAGTTTAATTGTGTCTTATATATTCGCTCAAATGTTGATCTAAAG GATAAATGGAGAAATTTAAGTGTGATGGCAAATGGATGGACTTCTAGGGAGAAGGCTAAGGTATCAATCAGAAGGGCGCATCATCAGGGATCAAGACATGATGACAACCCTATGGCTGTCACTCCTGTTACTCCAAGTGATGATGAAATTGTTGATGTTAAGCCTCTTCAAGTTTCAAGAGATATGCAAATTCCTGGTCCAAGAGGGCCTATTGTAAG ATTGGATAACCTTATCATGGACGCTATATCTTGCTTGAATGAGCATGGTGGTTCTAATAAAACAACTATTGCTGCTTTCATAGAG GATCAATACTATGCACCGGAAGACTTCAAAAAGATGTTGTCTGCAAAACTGAAATATCTTACATCTAGGGGAAAACTGATCAAG GTGAAACGTAGGTATAGGATTGCACCTACCCCAGCATATTCAGACAGAGGAAGACGCTCTCCCATGTCATTATTGGAAGGGAGGCAGAGAGGCTCTTTCAGATTTGACATGAGTCGGATCAATATGCCTACACAGTCTGAGATAGATATAGAGTTAGAAAAGATAAGGTCCATGTCCGCCGAAGAGGCAGCTGCAGTTGCTGCTCGAGCAGTCGCTGCAGCAGAAGCTGCCTTAGCGGAAGCTGAAGAAGCAGTGCTGGAGGCAGAGGCTGCAGAAGCAGAAGCAGATGCAGCGGAAGCTTTTGCAGAAGCTGCAAGGAAAACAGAGAAGGAGACAAAATCCCTAAAGATG gtGCACCCTGCTTGA
- the LOC123894423 gene encoding telomere repeat-binding factor 1-like isoform X2, with amino-acid sequence MGAPKQKWSAEEEAALKAGVVKHGDKWRNLSVMANGWTSREKAKVSIRRAHHQGSRHDDNPMAVTPVTPSDDEIVDVKPLQVSRDMQIPGPRGPIVRLDNLIMDAISCLNEHGGSNKTTIAAFIEDQYYAPEDFKKMLSAKLKYLTSRGKLIKVKRRYRIAPTPAYSDRGRRSPMSLLEGRQRGSFRFDMSRINMPTQSEIDIELEKIRSMSAEEAAAVAARAVAAAEAALAEAEEAVLEAEAAEAEADAAEAFAEAARKTEKETKSLKMVHPA; translated from the exons ATGGGTGCTCCGAAGCAGAAATGGTCAGCAGAAGAGGAAGCGGCGCTTAAGGCTGGAGTTGTCAAGCATGGG GATAAATGGAGAAATTTAAGTGTGATGGCAAATGGATGGACTTCTAGGGAGAAGGCTAAGGTATCAATCAGAAGGGCGCATCATCAGGGATCAAGACATGATGACAACCCTATGGCTGTCACTCCTGTTACTCCAAGTGATGATGAAATTGTTGATGTTAAGCCTCTTCAAGTTTCAAGAGATATGCAAATTCCTGGTCCAAGAGGGCCTATTGTAAG ATTGGATAACCTTATCATGGACGCTATATCTTGCTTGAATGAGCATGGTGGTTCTAATAAAACAACTATTGCTGCTTTCATAGAG GATCAATACTATGCACCGGAAGACTTCAAAAAGATGTTGTCTGCAAAACTGAAATATCTTACATCTAGGGGAAAACTGATCAAG GTGAAACGTAGGTATAGGATTGCACCTACCCCAGCATATTCAGACAGAGGAAGACGCTCTCCCATGTCATTATTGGAAGGGAGGCAGAGAGGCTCTTTCAGATTTGACATGAGTCGGATCAATATGCCTACACAGTCTGAGATAGATATAGAGTTAGAAAAGATAAGGTCCATGTCCGCCGAAGAGGCAGCTGCAGTTGCTGCTCGAGCAGTCGCTGCAGCAGAAGCTGCCTTAGCGGAAGCTGAAGAAGCAGTGCTGGAGGCAGAGGCTGCAGAAGCAGAAGCAGATGCAGCGGAAGCTTTTGCAGAAGCTGCAAGGAAAACAGAGAAGGAGACAAAATCCCTAAAGATG gtGCACCCTGCTTGA
- the LOC123894423 gene encoding telomere repeat-binding factor 1-like isoform X3, translating into MPPLDSPVEIQESSEITYEFSFTGFSTDTDFCGSSSEVEDHFKILEDIRGFNVTSANTPDETLPPLSCFLQNDEGETQLDNLIMDAISCLNEHGGSNKTTIAAFIEDQYYAPEDFKKMLSAKLKYLTSRGKLIKVKRRYRIAPTPAYSDRGRRSPMSLLEGRQRGSFRFDMSRINMPTQSEIDIELEKIRSMSAEEAAAVAARAVAAAEAALAEAEEAVLEAEAAEAEADAAEAFAEAARKTEKETKSLKMVHPA; encoded by the exons ATGCCTCCATTAGATTCTCCGGTAGAAATCCAGGAGAGCTCTGAGATTACTTATGAGTTTTCCTTCACTGGTTTTTCCACGGATACTGATTTTTGTGGTTCCTCCTCGGAAGTCGAAGATCATTTCAAGATCCTCGAAGATATTCGAGGGTTCAATGTCACTTCAGCCAACACACCAGATGAGACTTTACCTCCGTTGAGCTGCTTTTTGCAAAATGACGAGGGAGAAACTCA ATTGGATAACCTTATCATGGACGCTATATCTTGCTTGAATGAGCATGGTGGTTCTAATAAAACAACTATTGCTGCTTTCATAGAG GATCAATACTATGCACCGGAAGACTTCAAAAAGATGTTGTCTGCAAAACTGAAATATCTTACATCTAGGGGAAAACTGATCAAG GTGAAACGTAGGTATAGGATTGCACCTACCCCAGCATATTCAGACAGAGGAAGACGCTCTCCCATGTCATTATTGGAAGGGAGGCAGAGAGGCTCTTTCAGATTTGACATGAGTCGGATCAATATGCCTACACAGTCTGAGATAGATATAGAGTTAGAAAAGATAAGGTCCATGTCCGCCGAAGAGGCAGCTGCAGTTGCTGCTCGAGCAGTCGCTGCAGCAGAAGCTGCCTTAGCGGAAGCTGAAGAAGCAGTGCTGGAGGCAGAGGCTGCAGAAGCAGAAGCAGATGCAGCGGAAGCTTTTGCAGAAGCTGCAAGGAAAACAGAGAAGGAGACAAAATCCCTAAAGATG gtGCACCCTGCTTGA